A genomic segment from Rhodospirillum centenum SW encodes:
- a CDS encoding Bax inhibitor-1 family protein has protein sequence MAIGPYNRYATAGRALDQAQFDEGLRQHMLRVYNYMTVGLVITGLVAFLGASTPAVVGAVYGTPLQWVVMLAPLAFIFILSWNFHKMSAATLQTLFYVFSGLMGLSLMYIFLVYTGASVARVFFITAGMFAATSLYGYTTKKDLSSMGGFMVMGLIGIVIAGLVNIFLASSALQFAISVIGVIVFTGLTAWDTQRIKEQYAEGWGAEANGKLAVMGALSLYLNFINLFTMLLQLLGQRDE, from the coding sequence ATGGCTATCGGACCTTACAATCGATACGCGACCGCCGGCCGCGCACTCGATCAGGCCCAGTTCGACGAAGGCCTGCGGCAGCACATGCTGCGCGTCTACAACTACATGACCGTCGGCCTGGTGATCACGGGCCTGGTGGCTTTCCTCGGCGCCAGCACGCCGGCGGTCGTCGGCGCGGTCTACGGGACGCCGCTCCAGTGGGTGGTGATGCTGGCCCCGCTGGCCTTCATCTTCATCCTGAGCTGGAACTTCCACAAGATGTCGGCGGCGACGCTGCAGACGCTGTTCTACGTGTTCAGCGGTCTGATGGGCCTGTCGCTGATGTACATCTTCCTCGTCTATACCGGGGCCAGCGTCGCGCGGGTGTTCTTCATCACCGCCGGCATGTTCGCCGCGACCAGCCTCTACGGCTACACGACGAAGAAGGACCTGTCCTCCATGGGCGGGTTCATGGTCATGGGCCTGATCGGCATCGTCATCGCCGGCCTCGTGAACATCTTCCTGGCCAGCTCGGCGCTGCAGTTCGCCATCTCGGTGATCGGCGTCATCGTCTTCACCGGCCTGACCGCCTGGGACACCCAGCGGATCAAGGAGCAGTACGCCGAAGGCTGGGGGGCGGAGGCCAACGGCAAGCTCGCCGTGATGGGCGCGCTCTCGCTCTACCTGAACTTCATCAACCTCTTCACCATGCTGCTCCAGCTCCTCGGCCAGCGCGACGAGTAG